The Drosophila innubila isolate TH190305 chromosome 3R unlocalized genomic scaffold, UK_Dinn_1.0 2_E_3R, whole genome shotgun sequence genome has a segment encoding these proteins:
- the LOC117789703 gene encoding keratin, type I cytoskeletal 9 isoform X2: MAFSTQKEFFHVPFMNESIDFECQEVCVKLKSYPSTNDDRSWSANEDKKSRFIADMVSCNTPTYWRRDSADGGPGPGGAGGPGGGRGGVGPDGRPYYDDDGRTGKPGRKGQDSGRGGYGRGRGRGQGQGEGYDEGQQDGRGGYGGPRQGGWGGRGQGQDGDGRSGKGRGQGQGQGQGQGYGGPGQEQGGRGGYGTQGQGQGPGGRGGGGPGQDQGGYGGQGGGRQGRDRGGPGQDQEGYGGPSGSGPGRGAAGPGQDPGGYGGSGGGGPTQGPGARSGGGPGQGQDQGPGGRGGGGPGQDQGSYGSSAQGQGGWGGSGPDQAQGPGSRSGGGPGQQGQGPGQGDYGSGQGQGPGGRAGGGPGQGGQSPGQGAYGGPDQGQGPGGRGGGGPGQQGQSPGQGGYGGPDQGQGPGGRGGVGPGQQGQGQDRGGRGSYGASNQGQGPGGRGGGGPGEEGQGRGGGGPGQVGQGPGQNGYGGQGQDQGAGGKGGGGPGQQGAGQGQGPGGYGSEGPGQDGRGQDRGARGSYGQGQGPGSRGEGGPGNQGQAGPGQGQGPGSSQGQGPGGYGGTGQDQGGRGPGQGQGYGGTGQDQGGRGPGQGQGPGGYVGTGQDQGGRGPGQGQGQGGYGATGQDQGGRGPGQGRDGGGPGQGQGPGGYGGTGQDQGGRGPGQGQGPGGYGGTGQDQGGRGPGQGQGPGAYGGTGQDRGGRGPGQGQGPGGFGGTGQDQGGRGPGQGQGPGGYGQDQGGRGPGQGRNGGGPGQGKGPGGYGSPGQDQGGRGPGQGRDGGEPGQGQGPTGYGRDGGGPGQGPGGYGRDGGPGQGPGGYGRDGGPGQGPGGYGRDGGGPGQGPGGYGQDGGAPGQGPGGYGRDGGPGQGPGGYGRDGGGPGQGPGGYGRDGGPGQGPGGYGRDGGGPGQGPGGYGTGQGGGPGGGPGGQRGGPGGGPGGQRGGPGGPGGPRGSQGGPGDNLLVGDSLINAADDTIDAMKDLMIKNNLLQKELAESKDNLGTARAENADIKRIMNQRYDPDKSKALKNKIRQLANAGKIDPDDERELTELQRSIDDMNKAHDILEVENANLRRIIEKQSKRAPMENIRIDPERSSDVSYLQNKINAMGKELALLRQQEDENMRYGGTTGSNTPEMDVERIQQMLSERDGLRKKINDLGFLDDKVKRLSRQADRADYASGDLAKSYEAQNQYIHDMECDIQEMQKYYEGEVEQSKYNEELLKCACNDLQQQVIALQPASQRCKCMQLEIDVLRNELRKRDIALNSYDCQYQQLMHKTKTFKKSGYRFLDELIESCDDSCLNKSGIEEDGDITC; the protein is encoded by the exons ATGGCGTTCTCCACCCAAAAAGAGTTCTTTCATGTGCCGTTTATGAACGAGTCCATTGACTTTGAGTGCCAGGAGGTGTGCGTTAAGTTAAAAAGCTACCCGTCGACGAATGATGATCGATCTTGGTCAGCCAATGAGGACAAAAAATCCCGCTTCATTGCTGATATGGTGTCGTGCAACACACCCACATACTGGCGCCGTGATTCTGCAGACGGCGGACCTGGGCCCGGAGGTGCCGGTGGACCTGGAGGTGGCAGAGGTGGTGTCGGACCTGACGGTAGACCTTATTATGATGACGACGGGCGGACAGGTAAGCCTGGTCGAAAGGGACAGGACAGTGGAAGGGGCGGGTATGGTCGTGGTCGTGGTCGAGGTCAGGGGCAAGGTGAAGGCTATGATGAAGGACAACAGGACGGTCGTGGTGGTTATGGGGGTCCACGTCAGGGCGGTTGGGGTGGCAGAGGTCAGGGTCAAGACGGTGACGGTCGATCAGGAAAGGGGCGAGGACAGggacaaggacaaggacaGGGTCAAGGTTATGGAGGTCCGGGTCAGGAACAAGGAGGTCGGGGTGGTTATGGAACCCAAGGTCAGGGCCAAGGTCCTGGTGGTCGAGGCGGTGGGGGTCCCGGTCAGGACCAAGGTGGTTATGGTGGCCAAGGGGGCGGTAGACAGGGTCGAGACAGAGGTGGTCCAGGTCAGGACCAAGAGGGTTATGGAGGGCCAAGCGGCAGCGGCCCAGGTCGTGGAGCCGCAGGTCCAGGCCAAGATCCAGGTGGCTACGGTGGTTCGGGGGGCGGTGGCCCAACTCAAGGCCCGGGTGCCCGTAGCGGCGGAGGTCCGGGTCAAGGCCAAGACCAAGGTCCGGGTGGCCGAGGCGGCGGAGGTCCGGGTCAGGATCAAGGTAGTTACGGAAGTTCAGCTCAGGGACAAGGCGGCTGGGGTGGCTCTGGACCTGATCAAGCCCAAGGTCCGGGTAGTCGAAGTGGTGGAGGTCCAGGTCAGCAGGGACAAGGCCCGGGACAAGGCGATTATGGTTCAGGTCAGGGACAAGGTCCTGGCGGTAGAGCTGGTGGTGGTCCAGGGCAGGGGGGACAAAGTCCTGGCCAAGGTGCTTATGGGGGTCCAGATCAGGGACAAGGTCCAGGCGGTCGTGGTGGTGGAGGTCCAGGACAGCAGGGACAAAGTCCTGGCCAAGGTGGATATGGGGGCCCAGATCAGGGACAAGGTCCAGGCGGTCGAGGAGGCGTAGGGCCTGGACAGCAGGGACAAGGCCAGGACCGAGGTGGTCGTGGTAGTTATGGAGCTTCAAATCAGGGACAAGGCCCAGGTGGTCGTGGTGGGGGAGGTCCGGGTGAGGAGGGCCAAGGACGTGGTGGAGGTGGTCCAGGGCAGGTAGGTCAAGGCCCGGGCCAAAATGGCTATGGCGGTCAAGGTCAGGACCAAGGTGCAGGTGGTAAAGGCGGAGGAGGTCCTGGTCAGCAGGGTGCAGGTCAGGGTCAAGGCCCTGGTGGTTATGGCAGCGAAGGACCTGGACAGGACGGTAGGGGACAAGACCGAGGTGCTAGGGGAAGCTATGGTCAGGGACAAGGCCCAGGTAGTCGGGGCGAAGGAGGTCCTGGTAACCAAGGTCAGGCCGGTCCGGGTCAAGGGCAAGGTCCGGGCTCAAGTCAGGGACAGGGCCCAGGGGGTTATGGAGGTACTGGTCAAGACCAGGGTGGACGTGGACCAGGTCAGGGACAGG GTTATGGAGGTACTGGTCAGGACCAGGGCGGACGTGGGCCTGGGCAGGGACAAGGCCCCGGTGGTTATGTAGGTACTGGTCAAGATCAGGGCGGACGTGGACCAGGTCAGGGACAGGGTCAAGGTGGTTATGGGGCTACTGGTCAGGACCAGGGTGGACGTGGACCTGGTCAAGGGCGAGACGGAGGAGGACCAGGTCAGGGACAGGGCCCAGGTGGTTATGGAGGTACTGGTCAGGATCAGGGTGGACGTGGGCCTGGTCAGGGACAGGGCCCCGGTGGTTATGGAGGTACTGGTCAGGATCAGGGTGGACGTGGACCAGGTCAGGGACAGGGCCCAGGTGCCTATGGAGGTACTG GTCAAGACCGGGGTGGACGTGGACCAGGTCAGGGACAGGGTCCAGGGGGTTTTGGAGGTACTGGTCAGGACCAGGGTGGACGTGGACCAGGTCAGGGACAGGGACCAGGTGGCTATGGTCAGGACCAGGGTGGACGTGGACCAGGTCAGGGACGAAACGGAGGAGGGCCAGGCCAAGGAAAGGGCCCAGGTGGTTATGGAAGTCCCGGACAGGACCAAGGCGGTCGTGGGCCAGGCCAAGGACGAGACGGAGGAGAACCAGGTCAAGGTCAGGGTCCAACTGGTTATGGACGAGATGGAGGAGGTCCAGGTCAGGGCCCAGGTGGTTATGGAAGAGATGGAGGTCCAGGTCAAGGCCCAGGTGGTTATGGAAGAGATGGAGGTCCAGGTCAAGGCCCAGGTGGTTATGGAAGAGATGGAGGTGGTCCAGGTCAGGGCCCAGGAGGTTATGGACAAGATGGAGGAGCTCCAGGTCAGGGCCCAGGTGGTTATGGCCGAGATGGAGGTCCTGGTCAAGGCCCTGGTGGTTATGGGCGAGATGGAGGAGGTCCTGGTCAAGGCCCAGGTGGTTATGGCCGAGATGGAGGTCCTGGTCAAGGCCCTGGTGGTTATGGGCGAGATGGAGGAGGTCCTGGTCAAGGCCCTGGTGGTTATGGAACTGGTCAGGGTGGAGGACCTGGAGGTGGTCCAGGTGGACAGCGTGGAGGCCCTGGTGGTGGTCCTGGAGGACAGCGCGGTGGCCCTGGTGGACCTGGAGGCCCAAGAGGAAGTCAAGGCGGTCCCGGTGATAATTTATTGGTCGGCGATAGTCTAATCAACGCTGCTGACGATACAATTGACGCTATGAAGGATCTGATGATAAAGAACAACTTACTTCAGAAGGAGCTAGCCGAATCCAAGGATAACTTGGGAACAGCCAGGGCGGAGAATGCTGATATAAAGCGAATCATGAATCAACGTTACGATCCGGACAAAAGCAAAgcgcttaaaaataaaatcaggcAACTGGCAAACGCGGGAAAAATCGACCCCGATGATGAAAGGGAACTCACTGAACTGCAAAGATCTATTGATGATATGAACAAAGCCCATGATATTTTAGAGGTGGAAAATGCCAACCTTAGGCGAATCATTGAGAAGCAGTCGAAGCGAGCCCCAATGGAAAACATCAGGATCGATCCTGAGAGAAGCAGTGACGTTAgctatttacaaaataagatCAATGCTATGGGCAAGGAATTGGCGTTGTTGCGTCAGCAAGAAGACGAAAATATGAGATATGGTGGAACCACCGGCTCAAATACGCCTGAGATGGATGTTGAACGCATCCAACAAATGCTGTCGGAGCGAGATGGTCTACGCAAAAAGATTAACGATCTAGGCTTTCTTGATGATAAGGTCAAACGACTGTCGAGGCAGGCTGATCGGGCAGATTACGCTTCTGGTGATCTAGCCAAGAGTTATGAAGCACAAAATCAATATATTCATGACATGGAGTGCGACATTcaagaaatgcaaaaatattacgAAGGCGAAGTGGAACAATCGAAATACAATGAGGAATTACTTAAA TGTGCCTGTAATGATCTGCAACAACAAGTCATTGCTCTCCAACCGGCATCTCAGCGTTGCAAGTGCATGCAGTTAGAAATCGATGTGCTACGCAATGAGCTTCGTAAGCGGGATATTGCCTTGAATTCCTACGATTGCCAGTATCAACAGCTAATG CATAAAACGAAAACATTCAAGAAATCCGGTTATCGTTTCCTTGACGAGTTGATAGAAAGTTGCGATGATAGTTGTCTCAACAAATCTGGGATTGAGGAAGACGGAGATATTACTTGTTAA
- the LOC117789703 gene encoding uncharacterized protein LOC117789703 isoform X6 — translation MAMAVKVRTKVQVVKAEEVLVSRVQVRVKALVVMAAKDLDRTVGDKTEVLGEAMVRDKAQVVGAKEVLVTKVRPVRVKGKVRAQVRDRAQGVMEVLVKTRVDVDQVRDRVMEVLVRIRVDVGLVRDRAPVVMEVLVRIRVDVDQVRDRAQVPMEVLVKTGVDVDQVRDRVQGVLEVLVRTRVDVDQVRDRDQVAMVRTRVDVDQVRDETEEGQAKERAQVVMEVPDRTKAVVGQAKDETEENQVKVRVQLVMDEMEEVQVRAQVVMEEMEVQVKAQVVMEEMEVQVKAQVVMEEMEVVQVRAQEVMDKMEELQVRAQVVMAEMEVLVKALVVMGEMEEVLVKAQVVMAEMEVLVKALVVMGEMEEVLVKALVVMELVRVEDLEVVQVDSVEALVVVLEDSAVALVDLEAQEEVKAVPVIIYWSAIV, via the exons ATGGCTATGGCGGTCAAGGTCAGGACCAAGGTGCAGGTGGTAAAGGCGGAGGAGGTCCTGGTCAGCAGGGTGCAGGTCAGGGTCAAGGCCCTGGTGGTTATGGCAGCGAAGGACCTGGACAGGACGGTAGGGGACAAGACCGAGGTGCTAGGGGAAGCTATGGTCAGGGACAAGGCCCAGGTAGTCGGGGCGAAGGAGGTCCTGGTAACCAAGGTCAGGCCGGTCCGGGTCAAGGGCAAGGTCCGGGCTCAAGTCAGGGACAGGGCCCAGGGGGTTATGGAGGTACTGGTCAAGACCAGGGTGGACGTGGACCAGGTCAGGGACAGG GTTATGGAGGTACTGGTCAGGATCAGGGTGGACGTGGGCCTGGTCAGGGACAGGGCCCCGGTGGTTATGGAGGTACTGGTCAGGATCAGGGTGGACGTGGACCAGGTCAGGGACAGGGCCCAGGTGCCTATGGAGGTACTG GTCAAGACCGGGGTGGACGTGGACCAGGTCAGGGACAGGGTCCAGGGGGTTTTGGAGGTACTGGTCAGGACCAGGGTGGACGTGGACCAGGTCAGGGACAGGGACCAGGTGGCTATGGTCAGGACCAGGGTGGACGTGGACCAGGTCAGGGACGAAACGGAGGAGGGCCAGGCCAAGGAAAGGGCCCAGGTGGTTATGGAAGTCCCGGACAGGACCAAGGCGGTCGTGGGCCAGGCCAAGGACGAGACGGAGGAGAACCAGGTCAAGGTCAGGGTCCAACTGGTTATGGACGAGATGGAGGAGGTCCAGGTCAGGGCCCAGGTGGTTATGGAAGAGATGGAGGTCCAGGTCAAGGCCCAGGTGGTTATGGAAGAGATGGAGGTCCAGGTCAAGGCCCAGGTGGTTATGGAAGAGATGGAGGTGGTCCAGGTCAGGGCCCAGGAGGTTATGGACAAGATGGAGGAGCTCCAGGTCAGGGCCCAGGTGGTTATGGCCGAGATGGAGGTCCTGGTCAAGGCCCTGGTGGTTATGGGCGAGATGGAGGAGGTCCTGGTCAAGGCCCAGGTGGTTATGGCCGAGATGGAGGTCCTGGTCAAGGCCCTGGTGGTTATGGGCGAGATGGAGGAGGTCCTGGTCAAGGCCCTGGTGGTTATGGAACTGGTCAGGGTGGAGGACCTGGAGGTGGTCCAGGTGGACAGCGTGGAGGCCCTGGTGGTGGTCCTGGAGGACAGCGCGGTGGCCCTGGTGGACCTGGAGGCCCAAGAGGAAGTCAAGGCGGTCCCGGTGATAATTTATTGGTCGGCGATAGTCTAA
- the LOC117789703 gene encoding uncharacterized protein LOC117789703 isoform X4, whose protein sequence is MAMAVKVRTKVQVVKAEEVLVSRVQVRVKALVVMAAKDLDRTVGDKTEVLGEAMVRDKAQVVGAKEVLVTKVRPVRVKGKVRAQVRDRAQGVMEVLVKTRVDVDQVKVETEEDPVRDRAQLVMEVLVKIRADVDQVRDRVKVVMGLLVRTRVDVDLVKGETEEDQVRDRAQVVMEVLVRIRVDVGLVRDRAPVVMEVLVRIRVDVDQVRDRAQVPMEVLVKTGVDVDQVRDRVQGVLEVLVRTRVDVDQVRDRDQVAMVRTRVDVDQVRDETEEGQAKERAQVVMEVPDRTKAVVGQAKDETEENQVKVRVQLVMDEMEEVQVRAQVVMEEMEVQVKAQVVMEEMEVQVKAQVVMEEMEVVQVRAQEVMDKMEELQVRAQVVMAEMEVLVKALVVMGEMEEVLVKAQVVMAEMEVLVKALVVMGEMEEVLVKALVVMELVRVEDLEVVQVDSVEALVVVLEDSAVALVDLEAQEEVKAVPVIIYWSAIV, encoded by the exons ATGGCTATGGCGGTCAAGGTCAGGACCAAGGTGCAGGTGGTAAAGGCGGAGGAGGTCCTGGTCAGCAGGGTGCAGGTCAGGGTCAAGGCCCTGGTGGTTATGGCAGCGAAGGACCTGGACAGGACGGTAGGGGACAAGACCGAGGTGCTAGGGGAAGCTATGGTCAGGGACAAGGCCCAGGTAGTCGGGGCGAAGGAGGTCCTGGTAACCAAGGTCAGGCCGGTCCGGGTCAAGGGCAAGGTCCGGGCTCAAGTCAGGGACAGGGCCCAGGGGGTTATGGAGGTACTGGTCAAGACCAGGGTGGACGTGGACCAG GTCAAGGTCGAGACGGAGGAGGACCCGGTCAGGGACAGGGCCCAGCTGGTTATGGAG GTACTGGTCAAGATCAGGGCGGACGTGGACCAGGTCAGGGACAGGGTCAAGGTGGTTATGGGGCTACTGGTCAGGACCAGGGTGGACGTGGACCTGGTCAAGGGCGAGACGGAGGAGGACCAGGTCAGGGACAGGGCCCAGGTGGTTATGGAGGTACTGGTCAGGATCAGGGTGGACGTGGGCCTGGTCAGGGACAGGGCCCCGGTGGTTATGGAGGTACTGGTCAGGATCAGGGTGGACGTGGACCAGGTCAGGGACAGGGCCCAGGTGCCTATGGAGGTACTG GTCAAGACCGGGGTGGACGTGGACCAGGTCAGGGACAGGGTCCAGGGGGTTTTGGAGGTACTGGTCAGGACCAGGGTGGACGTGGACCAGGTCAGGGACAGGGACCAGGTGGCTATGGTCAGGACCAGGGTGGACGTGGACCAGGTCAGGGACGAAACGGAGGAGGGCCAGGCCAAGGAAAGGGCCCAGGTGGTTATGGAAGTCCCGGACAGGACCAAGGCGGTCGTGGGCCAGGCCAAGGACGAGACGGAGGAGAACCAGGTCAAGGTCAGGGTCCAACTGGTTATGGACGAGATGGAGGAGGTCCAGGTCAGGGCCCAGGTGGTTATGGAAGAGATGGAGGTCCAGGTCAAGGCCCAGGTGGTTATGGAAGAGATGGAGGTCCAGGTCAAGGCCCAGGTGGTTATGGAAGAGATGGAGGTGGTCCAGGTCAGGGCCCAGGAGGTTATGGACAAGATGGAGGAGCTCCAGGTCAGGGCCCAGGTGGTTATGGCCGAGATGGAGGTCCTGGTCAAGGCCCTGGTGGTTATGGGCGAGATGGAGGAGGTCCTGGTCAAGGCCCAGGTGGTTATGGCCGAGATGGAGGTCCTGGTCAAGGCCCTGGTGGTTATGGGCGAGATGGAGGAGGTCCTGGTCAAGGCCCTGGTGGTTATGGAACTGGTCAGGGTGGAGGACCTGGAGGTGGTCCAGGTGGACAGCGTGGAGGCCCTGGTGGTGGTCCTGGAGGACAGCGCGGTGGCCCTGGTGGACCTGGAGGCCCAAGAGGAAGTCAAGGCGGTCCCGGTGATAATTTATTGGTCGGCGATAGTCTAA
- the LOC117789703 gene encoding uncharacterized protein LOC117789703 isoform X5, with protein MAMAVKVRTKVQVVKAEEVLVSRVQVRVKALVVMAAKDLDRTVGDKTEVLGEAMVRDKAQVVGAKEVLVTKVRPVRVKGKVRAQVRDRAQGVMEVLVKTRVDVDQVRDRVQVVMEVLVRIRVDVGLVRDRAPVVMEVLVRIRVDVDQVRDRAQVPMEVLVKTGVDVDQVRDRVQGVLEVLVRTRVDVDQVRDRDQVAMVRTRVDVDQVRDETEEGQAKERAQVVMEVPDRTKAVVGQAKDETEENQVKVRVQLVMDEMEEVQVRAQVVMEEMEVQVKAQVVMEEMEVQVKAQVVMEEMEVVQVRAQEVMDKMEELQVRAQVVMAEMEVLVKALVVMGEMEEVLVKAQVVMAEMEVLVKALVVMGEMEEVLVKALVVMELVRVEDLEVVQVDSVEALVVVLEDSAVALVDLEAQEEVKAVPVIIYWSAIV; from the exons ATGGCTATGGCGGTCAAGGTCAGGACCAAGGTGCAGGTGGTAAAGGCGGAGGAGGTCCTGGTCAGCAGGGTGCAGGTCAGGGTCAAGGCCCTGGTGGTTATGGCAGCGAAGGACCTGGACAGGACGGTAGGGGACAAGACCGAGGTGCTAGGGGAAGCTATGGTCAGGGACAAGGCCCAGGTAGTCGGGGCGAAGGAGGTCCTGGTAACCAAGGTCAGGCCGGTCCGGGTCAAGGGCAAGGTCCGGGCTCAAGTCAGGGACAGGGCCCAGGGGGTTATGGAGGTACTGGTCAAGACCAGGGTGGACGTGGACCAGGTCAGGGACAGGGTCCAG GTGGTTATGGAGGTACTGGTCAGGATCAGGGTGGACGTGGGCCTGGTCAGGGACAGGGCCCCGGTGGTTATGGAGGTACTGGTCAGGATCAGGGTGGACGTGGACCAGGTCAGGGACAGGGCCCAGGTGCCTATGGAGGTACTG GTCAAGACCGGGGTGGACGTGGACCAGGTCAGGGACAGGGTCCAGGGGGTTTTGGAGGTACTGGTCAGGACCAGGGTGGACGTGGACCAGGTCAGGGACAGGGACCAGGTGGCTATGGTCAGGACCAGGGTGGACGTGGACCAGGTCAGGGACGAAACGGAGGAGGGCCAGGCCAAGGAAAGGGCCCAGGTGGTTATGGAAGTCCCGGACAGGACCAAGGCGGTCGTGGGCCAGGCCAAGGACGAGACGGAGGAGAACCAGGTCAAGGTCAGGGTCCAACTGGTTATGGACGAGATGGAGGAGGTCCAGGTCAGGGCCCAGGTGGTTATGGAAGAGATGGAGGTCCAGGTCAAGGCCCAGGTGGTTATGGAAGAGATGGAGGTCCAGGTCAAGGCCCAGGTGGTTATGGAAGAGATGGAGGTGGTCCAGGTCAGGGCCCAGGAGGTTATGGACAAGATGGAGGAGCTCCAGGTCAGGGCCCAGGTGGTTATGGCCGAGATGGAGGTCCTGGTCAAGGCCCTGGTGGTTATGGGCGAGATGGAGGAGGTCCTGGTCAAGGCCCAGGTGGTTATGGCCGAGATGGAGGTCCTGGTCAAGGCCCTGGTGGTTATGGGCGAGATGGAGGAGGTCCTGGTCAAGGCCCTGGTGGTTATGGAACTGGTCAGGGTGGAGGACCTGGAGGTGGTCCAGGTGGACAGCGTGGAGGCCCTGGTGGTGGTCCTGGAGGACAGCGCGGTGGCCCTGGTGGACCTGGAGGCCCAAGAGGAAGTCAAGGCGGTCCCGGTGATAATTTATTGGTCGGCGATAGTCTAA